Proteins encoded together in one Solanum lycopersicum chromosome 7, SLM_r2.1 window:
- the LOC138337481 gene encoding uncharacterized protein, which translates to MVVLKEDEQRRYERFRKMDPPQFQGGKSEDANEFLTTYRELLDVVGLAESHGVRYATLQLRGPARDWWRTYLGVFPVGSPPVAWEQFSSAFQDRFIPWSVREESHLRFESLRQDGLSVTEYEARCCKLSRHALSIIPNETERIHRFVRGLTFSIRSAVFRASREGASFQSIVSAAIEVELMEKEEFGDPKGDFILGQFHGASFGGRGS; encoded by the coding sequence atggttgttctgaaagaggatgagcagcgtaggtatgagagatttcgaaagatggacccacctcagtttcagggtgggaagagcgaggacgctaatgagtttctaactacctaCCGAGAGTTACTAGAtgtggttggattagctgagtcacatggggttcgatatgctacactccaacttcgtggaccagcgagagactggtggaggacttatttgGGGGTTTTTCCAGTTGGATCACCTCCTGTGGCTTGGGAGCAGTTTTctagtgcattccaagatcgttttatcccatggagcgtgagagaggagagtcacttgaggtttgagagtctgagacaAGATGGTTTATCGGTAacagagtatgaggcgcgttGTTGCaagttgtctaggcatgcgttgtccattattccaaatgagacagagaggatccacagatttgtgaggggattaactttctctatcaggtctgctgtgtttcgggcatctagggagggtgcttctttccagtccattgtgagcgccgccaTAGAGGTGGAATTGATGGAGAAAGAAGAGTTTGGAGACCCTAAAGGGGACTTTATATTAGGtcagtttcatggtgcctcatTCGGAGGCAGGGGATCATAG